The following proteins are co-located in the Macadamia integrifolia cultivar HAES 741 chromosome 3, SCU_Mint_v3, whole genome shotgun sequence genome:
- the LOC122074273 gene encoding uncharacterized protein LOC122074273, whose amino-acid sequence MDNSNQTPPYVRVVKASAGMNPELSCTDASGKAAGFGLLKDGCMFGTSTGLSRMLLCSPTCPVLEGFGKKLSFEIAVGLMAVFGWKSKYIVCNNLEMEPQICLGANAKYPVISVCFGIWVNAVSASTVILVVNAIMNSESLSSTKQKIMVEKLLQRFQ is encoded by the exons atggataattcgaaccaaacgcccccttatGTACGTGTGGTTAAAGCTAGTGCTGGCATGAATCCTGAGCTCTCATGTACCGATG CCAGTGGTAAAGCAGCAGGGTTTGGCCTACTGAAAGATGGGTGCATGTTTGGAACATCAACTGGTCTCTCACGAAT GCTTCTCTGCTCTCCAACATGCCCTGTTCTTGAGGGTTTTGGCAAGAAGCTATCATTTGAAATAGCTGTTGGGTTAATGGCCGTGTTTGG GTGGAAAAGTAAATACATTGTGTGCAATAATCTTGAGATGGAGCCTCAAATTTGTCTTGGTGCCAATGCAAAG TATCCAGTCATATCAGTTTGCTTTGGTATTTGGGTGAATGCTGTCTCTGCTTCCACGGTAATCCTTGTTGTAAATGCAATCATGAACTCGGAGTCTCTCAGCAGCACGAAACAAAAAATCATGGTGGAAAAACTCCTTCAGAGATTTCAGTAA